The Equus caballus isolate H_3958 breed thoroughbred chromosome 28, TB-T2T, whole genome shotgun sequence region GCTGCCAAACATTCTACATCACAGAAGGCAGCCCCTtaccacaaagaattatccagccccagatccaatagtgctgaggttgagaagccGTGTTCTAGAGAGATAGCAACACCTCAATGATTAAGTCTGTACAAGACAATGTGAACTACCAGAAATCATCTGCTGGGAGGTGATCGCTTTTCCAGATTCTTGGTTAAAAGTCTGAGAGGCTGTAACCATTATAATGCTAAGCACTTCTTCATTCAAGTATTAGCTGGATACCTATCAAGAATGACACTCTTTAAAttgaaatatgaatatatttctttattaggACACTCACAAGAATGACATATTAGCATTGTCCTTCTGATGtaataaagaatatatacatCTGACCCACACTGTGGCAGGAAACAGGGGTAGGGCTCTCAGAGCTGGTAGTGTCCACTGAAGAAATCTCCATCCACCAGAGAGGAGGTTTCCTTGGATTCCATCATCTCTGCTGCAGCTTCTATTCAGGTCTCCATGACTTGCCCAGAATCCTCCATTCCAGCACCAGTTGATGTGTTTTCTCTTGCCACTCCGGACTCCTTGAAGACTTAGGCCAACTGCCCCATGTCTCATTCGCCCAGGCCACCTCTGGAATTCTGCAGCACATCTCTTTGGTATGCTGCTACCCTAGCCCCCTGCCACCCtcaggggcagggctggaagTTGAGAGGGGGAAATATATTGTATTACCAGAAGCAAACAGCAGGGGTACATTAGCAAATGACACTTGGACAAACACCTAACAACCTCACAGAATACATGCTCCCTCCCCAAATGCTATATAAGCCCCTAGAGAGCAAAGGAAACCCCTCAGTCATTTCAACATGTATGGAATGATTCTGTATGCCAGCCACAAGGGATACAAAGTGGGTGGCATTTACTTCCATCATGCTGGCACACAGTAGCAAAGTTAGCGCCTGGAAGCTGGAACCAGAGCTCTATCCTGGCTCTTCTCTGACTGTGAATGGTATCACCACTCTGCTTCACCCTGTTCTGCGCATTAGCTCATTTTCAGGGAGTGGAAGGGGAGGTTTCGGGTGGGGGGATGACGACCtgtaaatcaaaacaaaaataatacaaaaatgcaaaaaccagATTTAGTACTACAATATTTTATATCAGGAGAAGGTAGCTGGAAATACTACATGCTAAAACAGACAAAACGAGACACAACTTCTGGGGGAGGAGTCAGTGGGAAAAGTGTAGCAGAGGCCTCAAGTTTAGACTAAGAGCCTTTCAATGGACTGCTGAATTGACTGGATCTGCTGCTTCAGCTGTGAGCCTTCTTTGATGGTGACAGAACAGGCAATGACAGGCCTGGAGACCCCACAGGCCCGCCCCAGGGCCTGCTTGGAGCGCACAAACACATAGGGCACATTCTTGTCTTCACACAGCAGCGGGAGGTGCAAGATGATCTCCAGGGGCTCGGCGTCTGCAGCCATCACAATGAACTCAGAGATACCTCTGTTGAGGGTTTTGGTGGCTGTGGAGGGAAGGACAGAGACCAACAGGTGATGTGGGGTTTGGGCAGGGAAGCTACAACAAAGCAACTTGCAAGGAAAAGATACACAGGCGCAAGATAGCTGGGCAGAATCCTCAGGCATAAGCCATTCTGTGTGTCCCGTAGCAGCCTTAggaagtgataatgaattcaaatACCAATGAGTCATCCTCAATGTCTTTCTCAAACACATCAATTTTGTCAAAACACATCTTGAATGAGACCACTTCTTTCCGCTCCTCTGCTGTCACACTTGTCCAAGTCACCACCGTCTCTTGCCTGGTGGACTGAAACAGCTTTCACACAAGCTCCACCAGCACGAAGCAGTGTAGTGCAGCATTTTCTCAAACTCTGATCACGGATGAGGGTTTTACCATACCAATCTGCCGCGATCAATTCTTCTGGAAAGCGCACACCACATGCAACTCACCAAACAAGTTCAACACCCCATAGCCTTGTTCAAATGCGTGTTCCTGACTGCTAATCCCTGTGGCCCAGCTCTAGCCCACGACCACACTCTGCACTAATGCTGGAGTGCTGGACAAAAGAGCACAGATTCGAGAGCCACCCGGCCCgagttcaaaccctggctctcATTCTCATTAGAAGGTAAATGTGGCAAATGTGAACAATTGGTGGATCGAAAAAAGTTCTTAGTCTACTAACCTTTAGCATCTAATGCCAAAATGCTGCTCTAAATCCTCCCATTGGTCCCAATTAGTAGTATCCAGCCCTCTTTCCATATTGGAAATCTAGATCAGAGATCCCAGACAGAGACAGTGCCTTTGACACTCTCCCTGGAGCACTCTCTGGCTGCCTTACCCTCATTGGCTCCTTTCCGAAGCTGCTTGTAGTTACACGACTGCTGAACAAGGTCCAATAGTTTCTTGGTGAGGTGGGCGTCTGCAAGGGGGTAGGCCTTTGGATTTACATCAGCCTCAGTCTATGGGGGGAAATCAAAGCATCAGTCAAACGGAACCAGAAGTTGTTCCAGACAAATCACAAAATACTTTAATCAACATTGATCGAGAGCCACAACGGTCAgcttccctgctccctcacccccaaacacacacatctaATAACTGATACTGGCCTGCCCACTCTCAACTTAGAAAAACTGAAACATATTAGCATAAAAAAAGAGTTAGCAATTACATAGTCCAGTAATGTATACTAAAGCTTACGTACTTTTATTTGCTTCTCTTTAGCCTAATACTTAGTAATATTACAGCCAATCGATTATAATGGGCTCCCATGGCTCAGTATCCATTTGAGTCACATGGGGGTAATCTTTAAATCTGAATTTCCATACTCCACTCCAAACTTACTGAATCAAAATTCAGGTATAATTTATAGAAACGGAGCACAaggttctctctctccatttaataTTCAAATCATCCTCTGTTCTCAGCAAGAATCCTGGTTTtcaaaacatcaaaatattttctcatttattcgaCCCTACAATACACACAAAATGGCTTCAGAACTGCTATTACGAATACCGCCTCTACCAACAACAAACTCACCCAAGTcaacatttctttttgttcttagaatctatctatctaactaAAGCCACCCAGTCAGATGCTGTGAGGAAAGATCCTTGTGGTCAGCAATTTGATACACAATTAGGGTTCTTTTGTATTCagcttgcttaaaaaaaaaattctttaaaacttgacttttcaaatatataaaacatctacCTGGGTTCCAGAGTCAAAGCTATGCTAGTGAGCCAACAGTGTTTTGAAAGCTGGTGAACAGCaaagcatttatcctgcctttcctataCAGACAGTATCCAGGTAACCAAACAGTAGATGAGAAGTTTCCCTTGTATCGTTATTCCACATAATAGAGGAATGATACAATTAAGTATCACCACCTTACAACTCATATTATCAATCCAGACATTGATTAACAGCTACCAACATCACAAAAGATACCACGTGATGATGACCCCTCTTAAAGAACAAAACATCTATGATCAAGTAGTcttgggggaaaaagaaaatctgaccaAGCATTTGATTCCAATACTAGATAtctgatattaaggaattattaaatTGGGGGGTATTATAGCAGCATTGTGGTTGTTaaaaatccttattttatagatacaTACTGTAATACCTATGGATAAAATGTGATGTcactgggatttgcttcaaaataacccatgtatggggctggcccggtggcgcagcggttaagtgcgcatgttctactttggcggcccgggggtttgccggttcggatcctgggtgcgggcatggcaccacttgacaagccatgctgtggtaggcgtcccacatagaaagcagaggaagatgggcacagatgttagctcagggccagtcttcctcagcaaaaagaggaggattggtagcagatgttagctcagggctaatcttcctcaaaaaaaaaaaaaaaatccatgtagGGAATAAACTGATTGGGATCTCACCTATTCCATTTCTTCCACTTCATTCCCACCTCTGGAGTTTAACCATTTTCATTAATTGCTCATTTGTTTTCCATGTGattctttttacaaatatatacttACATGTGAGTATATGTTAATGCTGTATATATAATCTGGGTGCAGCCTCCCACTACCATCACGTGCACAAGTGGTTTGTCCGTGGTGGTCCGTCTAACCCTGGGTTTGGAGGCGGCACCGCGGTTCTAGGCAGTGACCCATTGGGGGCAGACCAGGCGAGAACACTCACCATTGCATCTGCCTCAGCGGTCTCCTGCCTGATACCGCAAGGACATGGAAACGACCCACCCGTTGGGAGCAGGAAGTGACAGGAGGCAGATTGCACCAAGACGCCTGGTCCCTAACACATCACGATGGGTGAATTTGTTATGGTCCCAGGGTGAAGAGGAATTAGATGAGGGCTGGAGGAGTTCCCTGAAGAAGTGGGGAAGAAAGGTCTCATTATTTGTCTGCTCTTCTccatatattttagaatcagcttttgaAGGGCCACACAAAAAAAACACCACCCCTGCTGATTTGTAGATTTAATGTAATCTCAATTCAGGTAAAACACCTTTAAGATACAGAATCTGTCAATCTATTTAAACAACTATACTTAATTTAGTGCTTTTAAAGAAACCGTTACAATTTCTCCAACAGGTTTAACATCTTTTTGATTTACTCCTAGATACTTCAGGTTAAGAAAATTCACTTTATTTCCTAATGTACcaagaatttcttcttttataaatgaACTGGTGGTGAATTCTATCAGATTTTTTGTACTGACTCAGATAAGTAAGacttttttcctctgatttttttttccttaggatttagggtttattttctattttagtaatttctgcttttgtttttttcggTTCTGTCTACTTTCTTTGGTGTTATTTTGtctccttctgttcttttcttgcctttttaatccCCCTTTTCCCAACATAAGCATTTGCGGTTCCAAGTATATCCTACGTGCTCTGGTATGTGGTATTTTCATTATTGCTCAGTTCTGTTTTCAAATTTCCATTGTAATTTACTTATCTGACCCCTAAGTTCTCTTATATCTTCTTTTCAAACACTTGGgactgatttctaatttatttgcCTTTTGGTTGGAAGAACACAGTCCGTATTACTATCAATCTATTTAAGTTTGTTGAACTTGCTTTATGGACTCAGTAGGTGGCCAATTTTCATAAATGTTGAAAAGTGCCTTCTACAGTTGTTGGGTGCAGTACTCACTAGATTCACTACAACCCTAAGATTAagtttatttataatattgatCAAATCCTCTATTTCAATACTGATGTTTCGGCTTCATAATTTATCAATTATATACTTAAATGATATATAATTgcctatttgtctatttctccttgtaattatgtcattttcattttaatcatacCTTATTTTTTAGACACTACTTTTACGAACGCCTTTTGCCTTAAaacctctttctttctcatgtttaCATAGGCTACACCACACTGTTTAAATTGGcatatattttcccttctttttactTCCATCTGTCTTTTAACTGGAACACTTAAtccttttctatatttatttaagTACTGATATACTGGGTTCCgatctttcttcattttgccttCTATTTGTCTcaattgttctgtttctttttctttctttctttcctttgggttatcattttttcaatatttttccctCTACTGGTTTAGAGTTATACATCATTATTCTTTTGGTGGCCACCTGAGAACTCATAACACATGTCCTTAACTTATCAAAGTCTAATGCTCATCAACACTGTCACCCTCCTCCTAAACAATAAAGGACCCAACAACACTCATTGCAATCATTCctcaaaaatatacttttaaatatgtcAGTATTTCCATTGTGGTTCCAACAGCCCATCTCTGGAATTTAGGATTCTC contains the following coding sequences:
- the SNU13 gene encoding NHP2-like protein 1 isoform X2, coding for MTEADVNPKAYPLADAHLTKKLLDLVQQSCNYKQLRKGANEATKTLNRGISEFIVMAADAEPLEIILHLPLLCEDKNVPYVFVRSKQALGRACGVSRPVIACSVTIKEGSQLKQQIQSIQQSIERLLV
- the SNU13 gene encoding NHP2-like protein 1 isoform X1; its protein translation is MTEADVNPKAYPLADAHLTKKLLDLVQQSCNYKQLRKGANEATKTLNRGISEFIVMAADAEPLEIILHLPLLCEDKNVPYVFVRSKQALGRACGVSRPVIACSVTIKEGSQLKQQIQSIQQSIERLLV